A stretch of Henckelia pumila isolate YLH828 chromosome 4, ASM3356847v2, whole genome shotgun sequence DNA encodes these proteins:
- the LOC140866846 gene encoding zinc finger protein ZAT5-like, protein MEATAGPPMDCNKDISSPNIAKGKRTKRLRVLSPIPLTIHAPSFLIEDNTSNHQYLSPDYSDEEEEEEDDDEEESTTTEEEDTARCLILLANGHFSPTKHPRGGHQYHHQIPTSNKMITNKGTMYACKTCDRVFSSFQALGGHRASHKKPKNDKKSSTSLFDEEDFPSPSNISSYKSRMSLSLQLMNTSNANNASPRIHECSYCGAEFTSGQALGGHMRRHRAASGPISPLSKPPLMPTKEFEFDLRIKPKNVLSLDLNLPAPDDDHQR, encoded by the coding sequence ATGGAGGCTACGGCGGGGCCGCCGATGGATTGTAACAAGGACATCTCTTCCCCTAATATTGCCAAGGGCAAACGTACCAAAAGGTTGAGGGTTCTTTCCCCTATTCCCTTGACCATTCATGCCCCATCATTTCTTATCGAAGATAACACAAGCAACCACCAATATCTCAGCCCCGATTACTCCGacgaggaggaggaggaggaggacgACGACGAGGAGGAGAGCACCACCACGGAGGAGGAAGACACCGCAAGGTGCCTTATCCTCTTAGCCAATGGTCATTTCTCCCCTACCAAACACCCTCGTGGCGGTCATCAATATCATCATCAAATTCCCACCAGCAACAAGATGATCACCAACAAGGGTACTATGTACGCATGCAAAACGTGCGATCGGGTTTTCTCCTCGTTTCAGGCCCTCGGCGGCCACCGCGCCAGCCACAAGAAGCCCAAGAACGACAAGAAATCGTCCACGTCGTTATTCGACGAAGAGGATTTCCCATCTCCATCCAATATCTCGTCTTACAAGAGCAGGATGTCTCtttccctgcaactgatgaacACCAGCAACGCCAATAATGCCTCGCCCCGGATTCACGAGTGCTCCTATTGCGGAGCCGAGTTTACATCCGGCCAGGCACTCGGAGGCCACATGAGGAGGCACCGTGCAGCCTCCGGGCCTATTAGTCCATTATCTAAACCTCCATTAATGCCTACCAAAGAATTCGAATTCGACCTCCGGATCAAGCCCAAAAACGTGTTGTCGTTGGATCTTAATCTTCCGGCACCCGACGACGACCATCAAAGATGA